ACGTAATGATGAACAGCCACTTCCTGAAGCAAGACCACCAGCTGATTTGAGTGAAGGTGTGATTTATCCTCCCACCAGTAATCGATCTGATGCTGAACAGATACTCCCTGATGATGAACAGCCACTCCTAGAAGCAAGACCACCTGCTGAATTGATTAAAGGTGTGATATCTCCTCCCACCAGAAATCGATCTGATGCTGAACAGATACTCCCTGAATCAGAACCACCTGCTGATTTGAGTAAACGTGTGATAAATCCTCCCACCAGCAATCGATCTGATGCTGAACAGATACTCCCTGATGATGAACAGCCACTCCTAGAAGCAAGACCACCTGCTGATTTGACTAAAGGTGTGATATGTCCTCTCATCAGCAATCGATCTGATGCTGAACAGATAATCCCTGAATCAGGACCACCTGCTGATTTGAGTAGAGGTGTGATCTATCCTCCCACCGGTAATCGATCTGATGTTGAACAGATATTCCTTGAATCAGGACCACCTGCTGATTTGAGTAAAGGTGTGATAAATCCTCCCACCGGCAATCAATTTGATGATGAACAGCCACTCCCTAAAGCAAGACCACCTGCTGGTTTGAGTAAAGGTGTGATATGTCGTCCCACCGGCAATCAATCTGATGATGAACAGCTTCTCCCTGAAGCAAGACCACCAGCTGATTTGAGAAAAGGTGTGATATATCCTCCCACCAGTAATCGATCTGATGAACAGGCACTTCCTCAGACAAGACCACCAGCTGATTTGAGAAAAGGTGTGATATATCCTCCCACCTGCAATCaatctgatgatgatgaacagccTCTCACTGAAGCAAGACCTCCTGCTGATTTGAGAAAAGGTGTGATATATCCTCCCACCAGCACTCGAGCTGATGATGAACAGCCACTTCCTGAAGCAAGGCCCTCTGCTGATTTGAGAAAAGGTGTGATATATCTCCTCGCTGAATCGCAACCATTGGGACAACCCACTGCATCGTTATCTTTGATTACAGATGTTGTTGTAGATAGCTTCGAAGAAGACGGTAGTGATGACGACTCAGACACAATGGTTGTTGTTAAAAGGAGGCGTTTGCATTCACAAACTTTCTCTGACATAGACAGTGATGATGATCCCTCATACGTGCCGTCTGATTGCTCACCAAACAGGAGTGATAGTGATACTTTTCCTGTACCCGATGAAATGGAGACGGGCAATGAAGAGCCCCATGTCAAGACACAAGTCACATCTTCAAAATCAGCACAATGctctgaagaaaaagaaaggaaacagCCATATAAGAAGCCCTATCGCTTTTGCATGTACTGCAAGAAACATATGTCAAAACTCTCAGAtcacttaaaaaataaacaccGCAATGAAGAAAGAATACAATATGCACTCGGTTTACCTACAAAGGAGCGAATTGAAGAATTTGATAGAATCAGAAAAGAAGGGACCTTTGAAGTTAACAAAATCAGAGCAAAAGATGACAATCCACAATTTCAGAGAGAAAGGTCAAGCGCATCCAATTCTGTTGTAATATGTAGCAACTGTTCAGGGGCTTACTCTGCTCCATACATGAGAAGGCATAAGCATCATTGTGAATACAAGTCTGATTCCTCCAAGCCTTCAATGCACATTCCAGCATCATTTCTTTCAGTTATGAATGATACAGATTCGTCATTTATTTCTGAAATTCTCAGCAAGTTCAGAAAAGATGAAGTTGGCCAACTCTGTCAAGGCGATCCCATACTTCGGGAAATAGGAAAGAGGCTGTGGTTAAAGCAGAACAAGAAGCCTGACAAAAAAACTGAAGTACGGAAGTCGGTCATGACTGACATGCGAAGACTTGCCAGACTTTACCTAACCCTGATCTCAGTGCAGGATAATCTTGGGCCTCTTCTTGTAAAGGCAGGAAATGTATCTGACCTGATGCAACGCTCCAACTTCCAGCACCTAGAAGTAGCAGTGCAGCAGTACACTGAGAGGAGAGAAGAAGGTGAAGGCTTGGGTGTCAAAGCAGGTTTGAAGTTAGGAGTATTCTACCTCCTGAAATCGAGCAGCAAAATACTGAAAGCAATGTACTTGATGGATGATAAGGACAATGAAGCAGATCAAATTGACAGATTTACTGCTGTTCTTGATCTTCAACACAATCAAATATTTGGCGATGCTACATATCATCTAAACAAAAGGAGGGAAGAAAAGTTACGAAGACCAAGTGGGCAGCCATTGGAAGCTGACATTAAGGCAGTTAGAGATTACACAACCTCAAGAATCACAGAGCTACTTGAAGATACCCTGGCATTCTGGGATAGGCATCGTTTTGTTGAATTGAGAGACTGCCTCGTATCACGACTCACATTGTTCAATGCCCGGAGAGGGGGAGAGCCTAGCCGTTTATATATCAAGTGCTGGCAAGACGCAAAGGAAGGAGCATGGCTGGACAAGCAACAGCTGGCCACATTAGACTCCATAGACAAAGCCCTTGTCGAGGATTTAAAGGTTGGGTACCAGTTGGGAAAGGGAAAGCATTTAATCCCTGTGCTTTTTCCCACAGACACCCATGAGGCATTGGACAAGTTGATTAACAAAGAAATTCGATCGTGTGCAGGAATAGGAAACGACAACAACTACCTATTCCCAACAACCAGTGGTGCCAATTCCCATGTATCCGGATGGCATGCCTTGGACAACATATGTGAGTGTGTGACCCTCGATGATAAGCAGTCAATCACAGCAACTAAAAATAGACACCGTGTGAGTGTACTCTTTGCACTTTCACATATTCCAGAAAGAGAGAGGTCTTTCATCTTTAAACATCTAGGACACTCACAGGAAACAAACGAAAATATCTATCAGGCACCCCTGGCACTCAAAGAAGTTACAGTTGTTGGGAGGCAACTCCAAATGATGGATAAAGGAGGTGAGCTGCATTCTAGTATATCAAGTTCAATGTATACAAGTTTGCTGGAGAAGAGCAGTATACCTAGGATGATGTCAAataaatacttttatttttggGATATGAACAAGCAGTGCAAAATTTTCCCTGCTACACGAGTccacatgaaatatttcaaacaaaGCAAATTATGAATTATGTGATATATTGTATATGTCATGACAATCTCTCAATGTAATTTTATCGCATGATATGCCTACTTTCCATGAATGCACTTGTAGGCCTACaactaaaaaagaaatacactcTTCAGAGCTTTGttcacaaacaaaaacaaatttaaaaaaatataaactgttCTATCAACTCATGATAAACTCATGgatggaggaggggggggggggctgggagtAAAGTCAGTGTTTTTATTGTCTTGAATAATGCAGGTCATTTATAGATTCATAATCATTTTCCCCCAGTTTTCATGTAAGTCGGTCACTCTGTATGTGTTTCTTTTTTCCCGTTCTTTACGAACATGCTGTAGATATAATGGATCCTGCGACCAGCAGTGAACAAGTGAAGCCTCAAGTGAAGCCTCAAGTGAAGCCTCAAGTGAAGCCTCAAGTGAAGCCATCAGGTACCATATagatttcatgtatatataattgAATTGCCTatcaaaaatgaatttatatgaGACAGATTTGTTTGTCATCTTATCATGTTATACAGCTGCTCTTTATTACGAGCAGGAATAGTTGAGTTTGAAGGATAATTtcctgataaaaaatattgatagtcACCATGCAGTATCTTAATTTACTACCAAAGGCATTACAAAAGCATATTAATAGATAATAGTATTCACTGCTAGCATCAAAGAAAGAATTGATAATGTATACAGtacttgattttttaaattgtttttagcTAAATCTTACTTATTAGATGCAGGTATTCGAATATTCACTTCacttgcattttgttttttcaaactttaTTATTCAACAATctcatttcattaattaattacctATAAATGTAAATATGGTTACAAACTTTCAAGAGCAATTCTAAAGTGTCTGGTGAACAGATTGAATCATCTGTATTCCACTTTTtgctatatttcaaaaatttcatttgccaatatgaaaatgaatatgaaatatgaaaatgaagtttCCACACAAACCCATAAAAGTTATAtataaaatgcagaaaaaagCAGAGTCAATCAATATTCAAAACCAAATTTTATCGAGATCCAACTTTTTTAATGGTAGtattaaatttatttgtctccctatctctctctctccatctctctccctccctctgtCTTCCCTCTCTCTTTGGTTGTGAAGGTCGTAACTATACACAATGGCGGAAATCTGATGAAAAGGAGCTGTTGGCACATTTCAAAGAATATATCAATGGAGAAGCAACAAAGAAGCTTCCGGGTATGTTACCATATTAGATAGTATATGCCACTTTGCAGAGAAATGTAAGGTtttgagagaaaaagagaacaatATTTCCAACAACTTAGTAGTATATttcaatttagatttttatgaaaattttgtgttatattccttgacagataaatagatatttgTCAAGGTGAATCTCCCAATGAATTTGTCTATATCACTTTAAAAATCCTATCCTTATCCATAATTATTTTGTACCCTGTATGGTGTAAGGTATTCAAGTAGTAAATTTCAGGATCTTCCACTGGGTATTTTGTCTGCATACATAAAAGTTATGAATCACAAGAGCTTAGAATTTCTTATAACAATCATCCATCAAATGAGCCTCATATTGCACATACACTTACAGATAATCCATATATCAAATTCACTTATCTTATCAAATTGCCTGTGACGCTTATTActcacatacaaaaaaaaaaattcttagaaCTTTTCCTTTTATGAATCAAAACAAAGTCAGCTTTAtaatatcaatgttttttttttttttaggtaatCTTTTGAATTCAACCCAAATAAAGACAATATTCAATAAATAGAAGATTAAAAGCTTGCCAATTGTGGGAGCATAAAATGGAGAAGAGTTCAATTTTGATTTGGGCATTTCTCTGATAACTTGGAGTACCTTTAACAGCCAAAACATTATCTTGTATGTCCCATTCATTAAAACGAACTTTAAGTTTTCTTTGTTgcactattttctttttcttcttcttctttggttGGTTTTGTTTGGCAATTAGTCACAATTGACTGTTTTGGGCCCTCAAATTGCAAAGTCTTCGCTAAATTCTGCTTTTTATCACCCAAAATAAACGAAAGGCTTGTTGATAAATTATTACGGCTTGCCTGTTCATGCAAATGAGATGTCAAAGTGTTTGCCAAGGTATAATATTTGCTTGATCCAGGTAAGTGGGCAAGTGGGTTTGTAGAAAAACTGTGTGTAATAAATAACCACTTTTGACAGTGTAAAGCATGTCACCTCTTCATAAAGAATATTGAGTTACAACCTCACTATAAGAGTAAACTCCTTGAACTATATGTTGTTCACAAACAAGATTGAGGGTAACAAAGTTGCAAGATACACCTTTGCCTGACAAGATGACACAGTAATGTATTATTTCAGGCAAATGCGGGAGTTTACAATGTCTCTCATTTCTCCAACATATTTATATCCCCTTTCATATATacaggaaggaaggaaatcTTTATATTCCTGAAAGCACACCCATCGTTTCCTCACCCTTGGCAGACAGTGCGcacaaaaatgatgaatgtagtgtacaacaaaaacaaaagattcCCTAAAGTAGTGTAACGGGCCAAAACaggaattttcatttcatttttatgccTCCGCCCACTGATCATCGTGCATGAGTTTCCgggtcacatgattaagatcaaagttcatttagggtcaatgaacttagacatggttaaaggagaatgaaactcttggagcaagttagcttttgtgaaagcagaaaaatcaaagaataagatcaacaaaagtttgagtaaaataggactagcaatagaagagttatgagcacttgaatgtcgagatcactaatgctatggagagcctcccattggcaatgcgaccaagatctatgatgtcacactcagatgaacaactctccccttttggacactgaaaatataccccaaaacatctccttttgctcattctaatcatatgacaaacgattcatcaatgatataatgttgtgaaacctctgtacttgtcctctcataaagagaacaccttaccttgtgatagactctataaaagtgagaatataagtgaaataagtactaaagtaatgagggagttgtacgtgtgtgacatcacagatcttggtcgcattgccaatgggaggatctacatggcattagtgatctcaatattcaaatgctcataactttcttaatattcattcaatcttcctcaaactttcaacaatatgtttctttgatttttctctttgatatggattctgctggtttcaagggtttcattctcctttaaggtttttttaaatgtcatcataacttaggaagtataatatggacctagttcgtcaaacttggacataagggtaaccaagtatcactgatcatcttgcatgaGTGTCCAggttgcatgatcaaggtcaaaggtcatttagggtcaatgaacttggaccatggttaagtttttttttaaatgtcgtcataactttaaaattatAAGGGCCtattttatgaaacttggacaaaaggTAATTCAAGTATTGCTGATAATCTTGCATCagtgtcaggtcacatgatcaaggtcaaagggtCAATGACATTTGAACATGTTGGGGTAACAGCACTGAAATCTTAACTgttagttttttaaatgtcatcatcatGGGCCTATTTCAtgaacttgaacataagggtaatcaagtatcactgactaTGAGTTGCAAGTCGCATGGTCAAGGGCAATGGCCATttatgaactttgaccatgttttggttatcaaaattgaaatcttaaccatgttgtttttttcaaagtcagcattgctgctatattgaattgcgtaatgcaggcgagactgccagaggcgttccacttgtctGAAAATAAGGTTAATGCTTTAGGCAAATCATCCGCATTCAGTTGATGAAGCAACCCAAACGAAGATGATATAAATCGtgtatttttaacattttattggaataaaataaatgattaatatGAGCTAATCTGTTTTTACGAAAAACTAATTCTATCTGCCcttttttgtaacaaaaataatttgtctAGCTGAATTCTGGAGGCGTTGCCCTATGCTAATACTCCATAATTCAAATAAGGGAGAATAAGTGTACAATACAAGTTTAGCAAAATGTTGGGAGGGAACGTTGTTTTCGGCAGTTTGTTGATAACACCAACATTTCTAGACAATAATTTGCTTAGATATGATGTGTATATACTTTCCATGAAAGTTAGTTGTCTATAAACAGACCATTAAGTATGTTTGTAACTGTAAAAGTTACAgtaatatttttgtaatctAAAACATATTGTTGTTGGTTGATAATAACATTGATATTGTACTTTGATGAGttaatattgatatcaatttaaAGGGAAGGTGAACCCTGGCAATAAATGGGTTTCAATAAACAGAGATCAGCAAGAGAAgtaatttttctatttttctatttctatggataatgcaaattggcaatgcaCTGGGACAAAGGAGTGGTCAACTCCCATATGTTATATATGTTGAGAGATATTTGAATTCTTCATTAATTAAGCTAatgcccgattttttttttattggatgaaaattgtattgaagtgaattgaatttaaatgcCTATTGACTACAGTTTCATGCTAATACATTTACTTATAAATACAAATAGTATCAAACAGTCATGTCAGGTTGACTCCTCAAGCAATTTCTATATAAACACATGTTGGCCACTTTTATTCATAACGTACATACATAATTTTCACATTTAGTGTATGAGTATTTCACTTTGTTTATAGTACATGATAAAAGGAATGTACAATTATTATGCCAAGAGTAAGAACTGAGCAAGGGAAAACATCAATTTCACTCATGTCAAAAATCTGGATTGGTTTACCATTAGAGATTTAACATATTTGGACAACTAATCTTTTTTGTATAATAGTCTTAAGAAATGTTTGTTATGCAAGTATGTGTAGTTTACATACTAtgctgtattattattatatagacCTACATTTTGCGAtttgtagccccccccccaataattttaCCAAATgtgtagaaaaaaatgtaaattgccTATTATCAGGCTCGCTTGCATTCATGTTCAGTTAAATGctatttaaaatgtattttctcaaACTCAACTGCTTTGCTCACTCGCATTCATGTTAAATGCTATTTAGAATACATAGCTCCTCAAGCTCAATCACTTTGCTGGCTCACATTCCTGTTATTTGAAATGCGTGGTTTCATACTTGCTTGCGCTTCACTCGCTTGCATTCATGTTAAATGCTCTTTCAAAATGCGTAGATTCTCAGGCTCGCTCGCTAGCAATAAAAAGAGCATAGGGCCTATTTTTAAATGCAATGCTTCTCGGGCAGAATGCGTATTCAATTTGCAAATTTCTTAAGCTCGATCGTATCGCTCATCCACGTTTTccgggtgtgtgtgtggtgtgaggggagggggggggggggttggtcaGCTTGGGAAATTTTTGCCCGATCCCCAATCCTGAAAATTGATCGACACCCCTGAACACTTACTGTAATTTGTTACATGGGTGAATACCAAAAGTTTTATATTCAGTTTTGTTAATGTCATTCAAAACTGCCATATATTTGTATCCAAATAAGCTATACTCTAGGTAATTGTATTGTACATGCATGTAGAGCACCCTGTCTTATAAAGGTGCAGGGTCCTGCCCCCTATTTTAAATAgatatgattttaatgaatttcaaatttggatatttatgtttttatgctCAAAGAAACTTCTACCTCGGTCTTTacttaatatattttaattttaattacaatgttcattgtcatttaatTCAAAATTCCTCCAATTACCACATACCCCAAAATACTCTCATCTGTCTTTCAAAACTCAATATTTTATGAAGGTTCAGTTACTTGGAACAGCATTCCCGATTATATCAAACAAAGTTGTACTTTGTCTGTTTGTACATTtgtcccttcttttttctttcccttttgtacactttatatatacatatatacatgtgtatatctaTGTTGTAGATTTCTGTCAATATTTGCCTTTCTACAGAAATCCGTACTTACACTTTTTCATGCAATAACtgtttctttgtatttctttgtatttttttaatgatctatATTTCTATGTGAATATGTTTGTAAcctgtattgtatttttgtgtgtgaaagTGTTAAATGAaatctgaattgaattgaatttacttGAATTTGGAATATTAACTTCTTATCTAGGGTCATTTTTATCAATCTTTCTGTATTCTGCTGTAAATTCTTGTGTTACATAATGTTTTGAACAACACTGGTATTAAAgtttcagttcaattcaatttagtTGTCACTTGTTTGATTATCGGGTGATGTATGTATTATCAATTAACTGGACAGTGTTTACATCAAATGATAGTTTCACCGAGTGCATTTTTCTGGTCATCTTTCactttttaattgaattttatcAATTTATAAAGATAACAATTATCAAACTAGCACATATCATTGAGCATATACATATGTCGAGAAACGGATACTAGTACtaaaaaataatgtcatgtatcattttcatgaatttgcaAGACTTTAGGCTATACATGTTATTAATGATCGTAAGAGTTACATGATTTGCAGTTTCCTCTACACTGCCTTTTTTATCCAAAAGGAAAGAAGTgacatttctttcaaaattgacCTTTTCAGTGATTTGGTATCTGTGTGTTTGAAACAGGGGCGGCGCTAAAGGGGAAGCAGCCGGCCccctataaatttttttttaaatgaagaaaaaaaaaagagaagaggagaaagaagaagatgatgataatgcatgatggtgatgataatgatgaaagtaGAAAGGGACACTTTTTCAAAACTGTCTATTTCCTATTTATTATGTAATGTAGCCCCCGCGGGGGAGTGGGGTATATCATATTTTAACCAAATTTCGAGTTTGAGAGGAGCCGCGTGCTTCCAAGATTCTGCAATTTTGAACCTTAAACGGGGTTAGAGTACAGTTTCATTTGCATTTTGGGTGgacgctttaaaaaaaaatccctgtagattagaatttcttttaatttcatttattttccatttccaacaaaaatattataataaatacacatgataaacagtgaaatcataaaataatgaacaatatatatatgtaacataataaacaaaaattgatgTGAATTTTTACGAAATttacatgattgcaaaaaataaTACCTGTTTGAAATGGGAGGGAGATGCTAAAAAGCCATGCTTGTAGATTACATCTCCCTAAAAATTAAAACCACTTATTACTGTACTAAATCAcacagaaatgaataaaaaaaaaacccttcgCGACCCATATTAAACAAGGACAAAATGGATAAAgagtggaaagaaaaaaaaaagagagagagtgagggagAGATGGCCTGCACGAAACCCATACCAAAGTCGCTGCTTTGCgatagaaataaaaatgggAAACAGGAAAAGCAACAGCAAAAATGGACATCAATACAGAAgaaggggaggggtgggggggggggacaacgaggaagaaaaaaggaggatcTATACTATACTGCGCACACAAACCATGCAAACACTCACACATAATAATGttctatattatattttggtatTATGATATGTTTATCTTTATTTAGTGCCTTTTCCACAGAATAGAAAAGTGTATAGTCTAGTACCTACGATGCTGTTTCCTGACGGGGCCCAGGGTAAGGGACACCATATCAATGCATAATTGCTATATCCATCATGATCCAGAActacatatatataatttgcTGGTTTTGAGAAGTTGAACTCTGTAATCACGATTTTTGTTTATGCTAAACATCTCGATAATTTGACATCAACATGGAGATGGAAATGTTTAAAACTACACTAGAAATGAGCTAAAATTAAGataacaaattaatattttttaacagcCTGTCAAAGTTTCCCCGGCTTTGGTTTATTGAAAGCTTACCGTAATGTAATTTTACCTATCTACCCGGTGATGTCTTGTGCAAGGTTACGTTTTGGATGAAAGTGGGACAGAGGTTTTTGCCCTCGAACGAAAGTCAAGCAAGGTACAGTGCTAAAAGTGTTTCctgttcattatattttttttttatataaaatgatTGTCATCTTGAGacatttcttcatatttttgctgTCCCAAATCTCACATTCtaatgaaatttttaaattgtttgCTCAAgcgctcgctcgcttcgctcaatAACATTCATAGGTAGCTCCCGCCATAGCAACGTGGGCACTCACCCGCCATCTTGCGTTCCGGGTAATATATATCTTTCCTTAAAGCTTAACACATAACCTAAGGCGAAATATGATTACATGTTGTTTCATATTTCCCCCTTTGGTTACGGTATGGGTAATATATATTTCCCCTTAAAGCATAATACTTAACCTTAAGgggaaatataattatatattaccTTATTGTTtcatactcccccccccccccctttggttaCGGTACTGGTAATATATTTCCCCTTAAAGCATAACACTTAACCTTATTGGgaaatatgataatatattaCCCTATTGTCTCATTTTTCCCCTTTGGTTACCTTACGGgtaatcactagcgtacctacgggggggggggcaggggggcagtctccccccctgacgagtgacaagcaagcaacaacaaaaaaaaaaagggggggaaggaaaggaaggaaaggaaaggaaagggcaCTCACTTATCAGTATATAGGccagtggcgtagacaggttcttacaccagggggggggggatgatttgCCGTTCACGAGAAATCGAGGAtcaattttacacacacacgcacacgaTAGTAATCGTCATTTCAGTCACattaacgatgatgatgatgatgataactattattatatttttatcataataataataataataataataataattattattattattattattattgttgttgttgttgttgttataataataattatcattattgctgTTCCTATCATTTCTATAACAtgttaattcaatttaattgtaAGCAAACATCCTTCCCtaaaacctggggggggggtgattgtacatgtcatcccccccaccttgtgagtTGGGGGGATGCATAcccctcgggggggggggggcctcgagcccccccccccctccccttccctctTTTTTTGAAGAAGTATGTtataaagagaaatagaaagcAACCAGCTAAGGGCAAGGCCCCGACAAAAaactcattcttttttttccctgcAAAATTGCGAGACCACATTTACCTACGTAAAAGCACGATTTAGCGAACGTAATTCAGCAAAAAAGACGGAGGCATAGTCAAGCATCTCGGCAAAGCTTCCGGGTTCGGCAGTTTGCGGATTAATAAAATCAGTTCCGTAAAAGCGATCGTAAAAGCCTAAGTTGTTCGTAAAATTAAACACTTTTAACGCCAGAATCTGGGTAAAAACACTCCATTCAGTTGTACAGGTGCGCAGAAGACGAACTGTCGgtcaaaaattttctttttcaatccgCGCATAATTATATGCAAATTATACCGAACAAAATTAGTCTCATGCACATCGTTTATTAGTGTCACAGATGGGTCGTTACTGTTACACTATATGGACAGATTGGATAGATGTGTAAaacattaaaattataatcagTATACGATGGGAAAATGATTCTTCTCCAGCTTCCGGAAACCAACCTGGGAACTTTTGTTGTATCCTGCGGGACGCAATTACTCACCACCTTTGCATTATTTGTgcgtgagattttttttttattttctactaAGTGCCCCTTTTCATCTCTGATAATTGCCCCTTTTATTTTACACTTGCCCCTTATCCTTTCTAATTAGTACCATTTTCCTAATCTGATAATTGCACTTTTTCCGTTGTCATAAGTGCATTTTCCTCTCTGGTGAGTGCCCCTTATTAAGCGCGAGGAGTGCCCCATTTTCACGGTCTGGTAATCCCCCTTTTTACTTTGACATGtgctctttttcttttctaataaGTGTCCTTTTCCCTTTTGATATGtgcccccttttcctttccccatAAAAAGTGCTCCTAATTTAAAGCGACTAAGAGCAACTTTTTCTTGAATATCACCCAAATCTGGCTCGCTACGCTCGCTCGTATTTGAAGttgatataattatgttaagatTTTTTCAGtctttcatgattaaattttgCTTAGAACCCCATCAGGAtcgttttttcttcattataacatgtaattttttgcACTGCGACTTCacaaatctcaaaatttttgctcgctcgcaaatGAATTTTCTAACCATCACAACCAActgcaaagtacatgtatatgcttaaACAGTATTTTGGACCATGAAAAGAGAGAACAAACATTGAAATCATCCCTGATAATGTACT
This region of Lytechinus pictus isolate F3 Inbred chromosome 16, Lp3.0, whole genome shotgun sequence genomic DNA includes:
- the LOC135157037 gene encoding uncharacterized protein LOC135157037; this translates as MVVVKRRRLHSQTFSDIDSDDDPSYVPSDCSPNRSDSDTFPVPDEMETGNEEPHVKTQVTSSKSAQCSEEKERKQPYKKPYRFCMYCKKHMSKLSDHLKNKHRNEERIQYALGLPTKERIEEFDRIRKEGTFEVNKIRAKDDNPQFQRERSSASNSVVICSNCSGAYSAPYMRRHKHHCEYKSDSSKPSMHIPASFLSVMNDTDSSFISEILSKFRKDEVGQLCQGDPILREIGKRLWLKQNKKPDKKTEVRKSVMTDMRRLARLYLTLISVQDNLGPLLVKAGNVSDLMQRSNFQHLEVAVQQYTERREEGEGLGVKAGLKLGVFYLLKSSSKILKAMYLMDDKDNEADQIDRFTAVLDLQHNQIFGDATYHLNKRREEKLRRPSGQPLEADIKAVRDYTTSRITELLEDTLAFWDRHRFVELRDCLVSRLTLFNARRGGEPSRLYIKCWQDAKEGAWLDKQQLATLDSIDKALVEDLKVGYQLGKGKHLIPVLFPTDTHEALDKLINKEIRSCAGIGNDNNYLFPTTSGANSHVSGWHALDNICECVTLDDKQSITATKNRHRVSVLFALSHIPERERSFIFKHLGHSQETNENIYQAPLALKEVTVVGRQLQMMDKGDIMDPATSSEQVKPQVKPQVKPQVKPQVKPSGRNYTQWRKSDEKELLAHFKEYINGEATKKLPGRKEIFIFLKAHPSFPHPWQTVRTKMMNVVYNKNKRFPKVV